Proteins encoded by one window of Paraburkholderia terrae:
- a CDS encoding fasciclin domain-containing protein, producing the protein MKRAVFFAVVALTMSTSNAFAAGETVMVGGQAMYPSKDIVDNAVNSADHTTLVAAVKAAGLVDTLKSAGPFTVFAPTNEAFAALPPGTVETLVKPENKAALTSILTYHVVPGRYDFRKLDTAIKAGGGKTALKTVNGEMLTFSENGPHNIVVADAAGHTADISTYDVVQSNGVIMVVDKVLMPK; encoded by the coding sequence ATGAAGCGCGCAGTATTCTTTGCGGTTGTGGCACTGACGATGTCAACGTCGAACGCATTTGCAGCAGGTGAAACTGTCATGGTGGGCGGACAGGCGATGTATCCCAGCAAAGACATCGTAGACAACGCTGTCAACTCAGCGGACCACACTACGCTCGTCGCCGCAGTCAAAGCGGCAGGGCTCGTCGATACCTTGAAAAGCGCTGGCCCGTTCACCGTCTTTGCCCCGACCAATGAAGCGTTTGCAGCATTGCCTCCGGGCACCGTAGAGACGCTCGTGAAGCCGGAAAACAAGGCTGCACTGACCAGCATCCTGACCTACCACGTTGTCCCCGGCCGATACGACTTCCGGAAGCTGGACACGGCTATCAAGGCAGGCGGCGGTAAGACAGCGCTGAAGACCGTCAACGGAGAGATGCTCACGTTTTCGGAAAACGGACCTCACAACATCGTCGTTGCAGATGCCGCCGGGCACACCGCCGACATTTCGACCTATGACGTCGTCCAGAGCAACGGGGTCATCATGGTAGTCGACAAGGTGCTGATGCCGAAATAG
- a CDS encoding helix-turn-helix domain-containing protein: protein MDYSVKTLSQLRPVLRGFRKAAGLTQAMIAERLGITQQSYAQFEADPAAAGVERLFKVLRLLNAGITLSQDEPSPANATPVAKMASPNRVTATRRNAPKAAPRKPAAERSAPALKADKRAPTGAAAQGARKAPRKPAATPDARAAARAPRTAGAPKKREQW, encoded by the coding sequence GTGGACTATTCCGTCAAGACGCTCAGCCAGTTGCGCCCCGTTCTGCGCGGCTTTCGCAAAGCCGCAGGACTCACGCAGGCCATGATCGCCGAGCGGCTCGGCATCACGCAGCAAAGCTATGCGCAGTTCGAGGCAGACCCCGCCGCCGCCGGGGTCGAGCGGCTCTTCAAGGTCTTGCGGCTGTTGAACGCCGGAATCACGCTCAGTCAGGACGAGCCTTCGCCCGCAAACGCGACGCCGGTGGCAAAGATGGCGTCGCCGAACCGCGTGACCGCAACGCGCCGCAACGCGCCGAAAGCAGCGCCGCGCAAGCCCGCAGCCGAGCGTTCCGCGCCCGCTCTCAAAGCGGATAAACGCGCGCCAACAGGCGCGGCCGCGCAAGGCGCCCGAAAAGCGCCGCGCAAGCCCGCGGCCACGCCGGATGCGCGAGCCGCGGCACGAGCCCCGCGCACGGCAGGCGCGCCGAAGAAACGGGAGCAGTGGTAA
- a CDS encoding acetoacetate decarboxylase, whose translation MDIKSIRQSAFAMPVHNPAYPRPPFRFLNREYFIISYETDMDALRAVVPEPLKPENALVHYEFIRMPDSSGFGDYTESGQVISVRDMEGRLANYTHSMYLDDEGPIAGGREIWGFPKKLARPTLGVDGNDTLLGTLDYGTQRIATGTMGYKHRMIDIEAERAKLADTPNYLLKVIPHVDGTARICELVRFYLRDVTVLGAWTGPAALELHPHALAPIADLPVKRVVGARHVIANLTLDIGEVAFDYLAPAQTETQTAKKSNDDALELAV comes from the coding sequence ATGGACATCAAATCGATCCGGCAATCCGCATTTGCGATGCCCGTTCACAATCCCGCCTACCCTCGCCCGCCGTTCCGTTTTCTCAATCGCGAGTACTTCATCATTTCGTACGAAACCGATATGGATGCGCTGCGCGCCGTGGTGCCGGAGCCGCTGAAGCCTGAAAACGCGCTGGTCCATTACGAGTTCATTCGCATGCCTGATTCGTCGGGTTTTGGCGACTACACGGAAAGTGGCCAGGTGATTTCGGTGCGCGACATGGAAGGGCGTCTCGCGAATTACACGCATTCGATGTACCTCGACGACGAAGGTCCGATTGCCGGCGGCCGCGAAATCTGGGGCTTCCCGAAGAAGCTCGCGCGTCCCACATTGGGCGTCGACGGCAACGACACGCTGCTCGGCACGCTCGATTACGGCACGCAACGCATCGCGACGGGCACGATGGGCTACAAGCATCGCATGATCGATATCGAAGCCGAGCGCGCCAAGCTCGCCGACACGCCCAACTATCTGCTGAAGGTGATTCCGCATGTCGACGGCACGGCGCGTATCTGCGAACTCGTGCGCTTCTATCTGCGCGACGTGACGGTGCTCGGCGCATGGACCGGGCCGGCCGCGCTCGAACTGCATCCGCATGCACTCGCGCCGATCGCCGATCTGCCCGTGAAGCGCGTGGTCGGTGCGCGACATGTGATCGCCAATCTCACGCTCGATATCGGCGAAGTCGCCTTCGACTATCTCGCGCCTGCGCAAACTGAAACGCAGACCGCAAAGAAGTCGAATGACGACGCGCTCGAACTCGCGGTTTAA
- a CDS encoding alkaline phosphatase family protein, whose translation MSSDSHSSNPPDPTRRMILAALAGSVALSACGGGGGGGSSGSTGSTNGIPPDRASLPRPALPAPATSGIDHIVLVTMENRSFDHILGWVPNAEHQQARQFTDAFGQTQSSFALTSNAAYGFQACSFSDPNHLYSAGRTHLANGAMNGFLLTPGTSLLRGDLLPIGYFGAADLDFYRGAVTQYTVCDYYMSGILSATFPNRLYLHSGETDRLDDSVDTSSLPTIWDRLDAKSVSSTYYFHDVPFTALYGTRYVGRSKLFAEFLSDAASGNLPSFCMVDPSFAGEVQGTSNDDHPHADVRNGQVLLGQIYDALRTSPNWSTTLMILVYDEWGGFMEHAVPPIKPVSTAEQGVGNDGRLGFRVPCMLFGPRVRANMVSRYPFDPSSIHQLIAWRFGLDPLGVRASDASTFNMAYALDFTDAPRTDAPAIAVTQGTFGVACSTAGIIPGLGGVDHSQQVPSTSASQAASQPAVANAPGGRFADLRAKATALGFPGGM comes from the coding sequence ATGAGCAGCGATTCACACTCTTCGAATCCGCCCGATCCCACGCGCCGCATGATCCTGGCGGCGCTCGCGGGCAGTGTCGCGTTGTCGGCGTGTGGCGGGGGAGGTGGCGGCGGATCGTCGGGCAGCACCGGTTCGACGAACGGTATTCCGCCCGATCGCGCGAGCCTTCCACGGCCAGCGTTGCCGGCGCCCGCCACGTCGGGCATCGATCATATCGTGCTCGTCACGATGGAGAACCGTTCATTCGACCATATATTGGGTTGGGTGCCCAACGCGGAGCATCAGCAGGCCCGCCAGTTCACCGACGCATTCGGTCAGACGCAATCGTCGTTCGCGTTGACGTCGAATGCCGCGTACGGGTTCCAGGCGTGCAGTTTCTCCGATCCGAACCATCTGTACAGCGCAGGGCGCACGCATCTTGCGAACGGTGCGATGAATGGCTTTCTGCTTACGCCGGGCACGAGCCTCTTGCGCGGCGACCTGCTGCCCATCGGCTATTTCGGCGCGGCGGATCTCGACTTCTACCGCGGCGCCGTCACGCAGTACACGGTCTGCGACTACTACATGAGCGGCATTCTGTCGGCCACGTTTCCGAACCGTCTCTATCTGCATAGCGGCGAGACCGATCGCCTCGACGACAGCGTCGATACGTCGTCGCTGCCGACCATCTGGGATCGGCTCGACGCGAAGAGCGTCTCATCGACGTATTACTTCCACGACGTCCCGTTCACCGCGCTGTATGGCACGCGCTACGTCGGCCGCTCGAAACTGTTCGCGGAATTTCTCTCGGATGCGGCCTCCGGCAATCTGCCGTCGTTCTGCATGGTCGATCCGAGTTTCGCGGGCGAGGTGCAAGGCACGTCGAACGACGATCACCCGCATGCCGACGTGCGCAACGGTCAGGTGCTGCTCGGCCAGATCTACGACGCGCTGCGCACCAGTCCGAACTGGAGCACGACGCTGATGATTCTCGTGTATGACGAATGGGGCGGCTTCATGGAGCACGCGGTGCCGCCCATCAAGCCCGTATCGACGGCGGAGCAGGGTGTCGGCAACGATGGCCGGCTCGGGTTTCGCGTGCCGTGCATGCTGTTCGGGCCGCGCGTGCGGGCGAACATGGTGTCGCGCTATCCGTTCGATCCCAGCTCGATTCATCAACTGATTGCGTGGCGCTTCGGTCTCGATCCGCTGGGTGTGCGCGCGAGCGATGCTAGCACCTTCAACATGGCGTATGCGCTCGACTTCACCGACGCCCCGCGAACCGACGCGCCCGCGATTGCGGTGACACAAGGCACGTTCGGTGTCGCGTGCTCGACAGCGGGGATCATTCCGGGGCTTGGCGGCGTCGATCACAGCCAGCAGGTGCCGTCCACCTCGGCATCTCAGGCAGCATCTCAGCCTGCCGTAGCCAACGCGCCCGGCGGACGCTTTGCCGACTTGCGCGCGAAAGCGACCGCGCTAGGATTCCCTGGCGGCATGTAA
- a CDS encoding NUDIX hydrolase, producing MKQRATVVCLMGTRILLVGKANSRWSLPGGKPDAGETFEAAAVRELMEETRLEAKGMQYLFEFAGARTCHHVFAAHVDERQTPVPSNEIMRCTWAKVTDISDLDTSVSTRGIVDVLALNRTYDPRVQSRYQRTDAFVQNLREALHDVRLRGWTPALW from the coding sequence GTGAAGCAACGTGCGACTGTCGTGTGCCTGATGGGCACGCGCATTCTGCTGGTCGGCAAGGCCAACTCGCGCTGGTCGTTGCCAGGCGGCAAACCCGACGCCGGCGAGACGTTCGAAGCCGCCGCCGTGCGCGAACTGATGGAAGAAACGCGCCTTGAGGCGAAGGGCATGCAATATCTGTTCGAGTTCGCGGGAGCGCGAACCTGTCATCACGTGTTCGCCGCGCATGTCGACGAACGTCAAACCCCCGTGCCCAGCAACGAGATCATGCGCTGCACATGGGCCAAGGTCACCGATATTTCCGATCTGGATACGAGCGTCTCGACGCGCGGCATCGTCGATGTGCTCGCGTTGAACCGCACTTACGATCCACGCGTGCAAAGCCGCTATCAGCGCACCGATGCGTTCGTGCAGAATCTGCGCGAGGCCCTGCACGATGTGCGACTGCGAGGATGGACGCCCGCGCTGTGGTAA
- a CDS encoding DUF3734 domain-containing protein → MRSDTKNIIPQPEPFVLPRYDEIALVLQGGGALGSYQAGVIEGLAEAKVEPHWIAGVSIGALNTAIIAGNAPENRVAALRGFWNAICHPLDWVGSVSAWTLPGLGLHDLSRKWASMWAAGRALTEGQPGFFAPRFPLPMAGLGKLDPSRVSYYDTAALRATLLQYADFDRINDGAIRVSVGAVNVRTGNLTYFDNRKMRLEPEHFMASGALPPGFPAVEIDGEYYWDGGLVSNTPLTEVLRDSDHKDTLVFQVDLWSARGNAPGDFPDISERAKDIQYSSRTRAITNMLAERQKHARFIKELLEHVPTSVLKADPLFRLAQQAADGSAINVVHLIYKNKPYEGHYKDYEFSMDTMLEHWQSGLDDIRDSFSHREWFDVPSRELGFVTHDVHRPAGSVPESDKQPVETELGKRRKAAA, encoded by the coding sequence ATGCGCAGCGACACAAAGAACATCATCCCGCAGCCGGAACCGTTTGTGTTGCCGCGCTACGACGAAATCGCGCTCGTGCTGCAAGGCGGCGGTGCGCTCGGCTCCTATCAGGCGGGTGTCATCGAAGGACTCGCCGAGGCGAAGGTCGAGCCGCACTGGATCGCAGGCGTGTCGATCGGCGCGCTCAACACGGCGATCATCGCGGGCAATGCGCCGGAAAATCGCGTAGCAGCATTGCGCGGCTTCTGGAATGCGATCTGTCATCCGCTCGACTGGGTGGGCAGCGTGAGCGCCTGGACGCTGCCTGGCCTGGGCTTGCATGACCTGTCGCGCAAGTGGGCCAGCATGTGGGCAGCAGGCCGCGCGCTGACGGAAGGTCAACCCGGCTTTTTCGCGCCGCGCTTTCCGTTGCCCATGGCGGGCCTCGGCAAGCTGGACCCGAGCCGCGTCAGCTACTACGACACGGCCGCGCTGCGCGCAACGCTGCTGCAATACGCCGACTTCGACCGCATCAACGATGGCGCCATTCGCGTGTCCGTGGGCGCCGTGAATGTGCGCACGGGCAATCTCACGTACTTCGACAACCGCAAGATGCGCCTTGAGCCGGAGCATTTCATGGCGTCGGGTGCGTTGCCGCCGGGCTTCCCGGCTGTCGAGATCGACGGCGAATACTACTGGGACGGCGGACTCGTTTCGAATACGCCGCTCACGGAAGTGCTGCGCGATTCGGATCACAAGGACACGCTGGTCTTTCAGGTCGACTTGTGGAGCGCGCGCGGCAATGCGCCGGGCGACTTCCCCGACATTTCCGAGCGAGCCAAGGACATCCAGTATTCGAGCCGCACGCGCGCGATCACGAACATGCTCGCCGAGCGGCAGAAGCACGCGCGCTTCATCAAGGAACTGCTCGAACATGTGCCGACGTCGGTGCTGAAGGCGGACCCGCTGTTCCGTCTTGCCCAGCAGGCAGCGGACGGCAGCGCGATCAACGTCGTGCATCTGATCTACAAGAACAAGCCATACGAAGGCCATTACAAGGACTACGAGTTCAGCATGGACACGATGCTCGAACATTGGCAAAGCGGCCTCGACGATATCCGCGACTCGTTCTCGCATCGCGAGTGGTTCGACGTGCCGAGCCGCGAACTGGGTTTCGTCACGCACGACGTCCACCGCCCTGCTGGGTCCGTGCCCGAGTCCGACAAGCAGCCTGTCGAAACCGAACTCGGCAAGCGACGCAAGGCAGCGGCTTGA
- a CDS encoding MarR family winged helix-turn-helix transcriptional regulator, which translates to MILDLFRLNNRLLSAGDRLVAEVGLTSARWQILGTIAAGDRPQPVAWLARDIGAHRQNVQRIVNELETEGLVSFEPNPHHRRAALVVLTDKGMQAFEDAMHLQVPWVNNLAEELQVRNVETTHKVITEVLRKLEGDDE; encoded by the coding sequence ATGATTCTCGACCTGTTTCGCCTCAACAACCGGCTACTGTCTGCGGGAGACCGTCTGGTCGCCGAGGTTGGCTTGACGAGTGCCCGCTGGCAGATTCTTGGCACCATCGCAGCCGGTGACCGGCCGCAGCCGGTCGCGTGGCTCGCGCGCGATATCGGAGCGCACCGCCAGAACGTACAGCGCATCGTCAACGAACTGGAAACTGAGGGCCTCGTTTCTTTTGAACCCAATCCGCACCACAGACGGGCGGCCCTTGTCGTATTGACGGACAAAGGGATGCAGGCATTCGAGGATGCGATGCACCTGCAGGTACCATGGGTCAATAATCTTGCGGAAGAGCTTCAGGTGCGGAACGTGGAGACGACACACAAGGTCATCACCGAGGTACTTCGAAAACTTGAAGGCGATGACGAATAG
- a CDS encoding S1/P1 Nuclease, protein MNPLSTQHNFQSLSLKDLLEARDLYHWHLSNKANVVGTAVGLYLIRNDEPWPDQRRGANGDAESGVKAKGIRTFDNSEVRPYSWPAVIVLVRDWVDATEFGHGKVDPDHMVPRTLYMPDGRAVPVCVVAVEPTVPVTTAPADARWPSTYIGGGCPLIADAQGIERTASVGCLVTDGHTTYALSNRHVCGEPGSPVKALLRGAVAEVAIASDRQLTREPFTVVFPEFAGSRSFLTLDIGLVEVHDANDWSSQPFGIEGSIGNVADLNELSLSLQLIDQPVTAFGSASGALDGTIKALFYRHKSLAGYDYVSQFLIAPANGSPQTQPGDSGTLWYLTSPASTTGDDERRLTPLAIEWGGQSLASDDGERLNYALATGLSTACQLLDVDLVRAHNVGANPYWGQTGHYSIATAAIQSVKPGPLHDFLDANVERISFRPDELTPEQIRDKLTRGDFVELADVPDLVWKKTPSRVPGGRDYAQNAGPEHPNHYADIDQPDGDGKTLRDVTLGNIANMSVAVWSKWYADEGENDARYEGLLPFRVWQIFDEMVRQLKARNDTKFLCAAGVLAHYVGDACQPLHGSYHSDGYKEAPGATPKKWPGKGVHAAYEDKMVDRHSGELLPQIGPQAKAFEGEIPKIDDGRDAAFATVTLMAEAATILPPSTLIDEYIRLGGGSSARVVDGLWDAFGDDTAKLMGAGARYLAAMWESAYAAADTSLPAGAREISEQALAKVYQDKAFLPSLTLDKIGPVIG, encoded by the coding sequence ATGAATCCACTGTCCACGCAGCACAATTTCCAGAGCCTGTCGTTGAAGGATCTGCTCGAAGCGCGCGATCTGTATCACTGGCATCTGTCGAACAAGGCCAATGTCGTCGGTACGGCCGTTGGTTTGTATCTGATTCGAAACGACGAACCGTGGCCGGATCAGCGGCGCGGCGCGAATGGTGACGCGGAATCAGGCGTGAAAGCGAAGGGCATACGCACGTTCGACAACTCCGAAGTGCGTCCGTATTCGTGGCCCGCCGTGATCGTACTGGTGCGCGATTGGGTCGACGCGACCGAGTTCGGTCATGGCAAGGTCGACCCCGACCATATGGTGCCGCGCACGCTCTACATGCCCGACGGCCGCGCGGTGCCCGTCTGCGTGGTCGCCGTCGAGCCGACGGTGCCCGTTACGACCGCGCCGGCGGATGCACGCTGGCCGTCGACGTATATCGGCGGCGGCTGTCCGTTGATCGCGGATGCACAGGGCATCGAGCGCACGGCGAGCGTCGGCTGCCTCGTGACGGACGGCCACACGACATACGCACTCAGCAATCGCCATGTATGCGGCGAGCCCGGCTCGCCCGTGAAGGCGCTGTTGCGCGGCGCGGTAGCCGAAGTCGCCATTGCATCGGACCGGCAGCTCACACGTGAACCGTTCACCGTGGTATTTCCCGAGTTTGCGGGCAGCCGCAGCTTCCTCACGCTCGATATCGGGCTCGTCGAAGTACACGACGCGAATGACTGGTCGAGCCAACCGTTCGGCATCGAAGGCAGCATCGGCAATGTCGCGGATCTCAACGAGCTGAGTCTGAGCCTGCAACTGATCGATCAGCCCGTGACGGCATTCGGCAGCGCATCGGGCGCGCTCGACGGCACGATCAAGGCGCTGTTCTACCGGCACAAATCGCTTGCGGGCTACGACTATGTTTCGCAGTTTCTGATCGCGCCCGCGAACGGCAGTCCGCAGACGCAGCCCGGCGACTCGGGGACGTTGTGGTATTTGACTTCGCCCGCGAGCACAACGGGCGACGACGAGCGCCGTCTCACTCCGCTCGCGATCGAATGGGGCGGGCAATCGCTTGCGAGCGACGACGGCGAGCGTCTGAACTACGCGCTCGCGACAGGCCTGAGCACGGCCTGCCAGCTGCTCGACGTGGACCTCGTGCGGGCGCACAACGTCGGCGCGAATCCGTACTGGGGACAAACGGGCCATTACAGCATCGCGACGGCGGCAATCCAGTCGGTGAAGCCAGGTCCGCTGCACGATTTTCTCGACGCGAATGTCGAGCGGATCAGCTTTCGTCCGGACGAACTCACGCCGGAGCAGATTCGCGACAAGCTCACGCGCGGCGATTTCGTCGAACTCGCCGATGTGCCCGACCTCGTGTGGAAGAAGACGCCCAGCCGCGTGCCGGGCGGACGCGACTACGCGCAGAACGCGGGCCCCGAGCATCCGAATCACTACGCGGACATCGATCAGCCCGACGGCGACGGCAAGACGCTGCGCGACGTGACGCTCGGCAATATTGCCAACATGAGCGTCGCGGTGTGGTCGAAGTGGTATGCGGATGAAGGCGAAAACGATGCACGCTACGAAGGTCTGTTGCCGTTTCGCGTGTGGCAGATTTTCGACGAGATGGTCAGGCAGTTGAAGGCGCGTAACGACACGAAGTTCCTGTGCGCGGCAGGCGTGCTTGCGCATTACGTCGGCGACGCATGCCAGCCTTTGCACGGCTCTTATCACTCGGACGGCTACAAGGAAGCGCCCGGCGCGACGCCGAAGAAGTGGCCGGGCAAGGGCGTGCATGCGGCCTACGAAGACAAGATGGTCGACCGTCATTCGGGCGAGCTTTTGCCGCAGATCGGGCCTCAGGCGAAGGCGTTCGAGGGCGAGATTCCAAAGATCGACGACGGGCGCGACGCCGCGTTCGCAACTGTCACGCTGATGGCCGAAGCGGCGACGATTCTTCCGCCGTCCACGCTGATCGATGAGTACATCCGGCTGGGCGGCGGCAGTTCGGCGCGTGTCGTCGATGGTCTGTGGGATGCGTTCGGCGACGACACGGCGAAGCTGATGGGCGCAGGCGCGCGCTATCTCGCCGCGATGTGGGAATCCGCGTATGCCGCCGCCGATACGTCGCTGCCGGCCGGCGCGCGGGAGATCAGCGAGCAAGCGCTTGCGAAGGTGTATCAGGACAAGGCGTTCCTGCCTTCGCTGACGCTCGACAAGATCGGGCCGGTGATCGGTTGA
- a CDS encoding 3-hydroxybutyrate dehydrogenase, whose translation MSLQNKVALVTGAASGIGEQCARKLASLGAAVVIADLNLENAQKVASSIVEGGGKAIAVSMDVTNEEAVNAGIERAVKELGSIDVLVSNAGIQIVAPIEDYAFSDWKKMLAIHLDGAFLTTKAAIKHMYDSKRGGSIVYMGSVHSHEASKLKSAYVTAKHGLLGLARVVAKEGGPRGVRANVVCPGFVRTPLVDKQIPEQAKALGISEEEVVKNVMLKETVDGEFTTVEDVANTVAFLAGFESSALTGQSVIVSHGWSMK comes from the coding sequence ATGTCACTGCAAAACAAAGTCGCGCTCGTGACGGGTGCAGCAAGCGGTATCGGCGAACAATGCGCTCGCAAGCTCGCCAGCCTCGGCGCCGCCGTCGTGATTGCGGATCTGAATCTGGAGAATGCGCAGAAGGTCGCGTCGAGCATCGTCGAAGGCGGCGGCAAGGCGATCGCCGTATCGATGGACGTGACGAACGAGGAAGCCGTCAACGCGGGTATCGAGCGCGCGGTGAAGGAACTCGGCAGCATCGACGTGCTCGTGTCGAACGCGGGCATTCAGATCGTTGCGCCGATCGAGGACTACGCCTTCTCCGACTGGAAGAAGATGCTCGCCATCCATCTGGACGGCGCGTTCCTCACCACCAAAGCCGCCATCAAGCACATGTACGACAGCAAGCGCGGCGGCTCGATCGTCTATATGGGCTCGGTACACTCGCATGAAGCATCGAAGCTGAAGTCGGCCTATGTCACCGCGAAGCACGGTCTGCTCGGCCTCGCGCGCGTGGTCGCGAAGGAAGGCGGTCCGCGCGGCGTGCGTGCCAACGTGGTGTGCCCGGGCTTCGTGCGCACGCCGCTCGTCGACAAGCAGATTCCCGAGCAGGCCAAGGCGCTCGGCATCAGCGAAGAGGAAGTCGTGAAGAACGTGATGCTGAAGGAAACGGTGGACGGCGAATTCACGACGGTTGAAGACGTCGCCAATACAGTCGCTTTCCTCGCGGGCTTCGAATCGTCGGCACTGACGGGACAATCGGTAATCGTCAGCCACGGCTGGTCGATGAAATAA
- a CDS encoding type II toxin-antitoxin system HipA family toxin: MGRRLQTQRLDLWMNGLAVGYWEKSSGGERLVYFDDWIADEQGRPLSLSLPFTPGNQPYRGAVVSAFFDNLLPDSEPIRRRMAQRYKTGSTAPFDLLAALGRDCVGAIQMLPPGETPAHLYRIGGDTLTADDIARLLRDTTAAAPLGQRDEAADLRLSIAGAQEKTALLRHKGRWVLPAGSTPTTHILKLPLGLVGNMRADMRTSVENEWLCSKIVAAYGLPIAACEIAQFGDQKALVVERFDRRLSSDATWIVRLPQEDMCQATGTPPIAKYQADGGPGIDAVMHILAGSDDAAEDSARFFTTQLIFWLLAATDGHAKNFSIAHLPGNRYRATPLYDVLSAHPIIGRGANRIPMQKAKLAMAVRGTSNHYLIGQILRRHWIAQGQQVGLPPDAVDEMIASVKHATQHVIDTVAAQLPADFPEDLASAIFDGMLKQSKKLAAA; encoded by the coding sequence ATGGGGCGCCGCTTACAGACTCAACGCCTCGACCTGTGGATGAACGGACTCGCCGTCGGCTACTGGGAAAAATCCAGCGGCGGCGAGCGTCTTGTCTACTTCGACGACTGGATCGCCGACGAACAGGGCCGTCCGCTGTCGCTGTCCCTGCCGTTCACGCCAGGCAATCAGCCGTATCGCGGTGCCGTCGTGTCGGCGTTCTTCGACAACCTGCTGCCCGACAGCGAACCCATCCGGCGCCGAATGGCGCAGCGCTACAAGACGGGCAGCACGGCGCCGTTCGATCTGCTCGCCGCACTCGGGCGCGATTGCGTCGGCGCGATCCAGATGCTGCCGCCGGGTGAAACGCCGGCCCACCTCTACCGTATCGGCGGCGACACGCTGACAGCCGATGACATCGCCCGGCTGCTGCGCGACACGACTGCGGCGGCGCCGCTCGGCCAGCGCGACGAGGCGGCCGATTTGCGCCTCTCCATCGCCGGCGCGCAGGAAAAGACGGCACTGCTGCGTCACAAAGGCCGCTGGGTGCTGCCCGCGGGCAGCACGCCGACTACGCATATCCTGAAGCTGCCGTTGGGATTGGTCGGCAACATGCGGGCCGACATGCGCACGTCGGTGGAGAACGAATGGCTGTGCTCGAAGATCGTCGCCGCCTACGGCCTGCCTATCGCCGCGTGCGAGATCGCGCAGTTCGGCGATCAGAAAGCGCTCGTCGTCGAGCGCTTCGACCGCAGGCTGTCGAGCGACGCAACGTGGATCGTGCGTCTGCCGCAGGAGGACATGTGTCAGGCGACGGGCACGCCGCCCATTGCCAAGTATCAGGCCGACGGCGGGCCGGGCATCGACGCCGTGATGCACATCCTCGCCGGTTCGGACGATGCCGCCGAAGACAGCGCGCGCTTCTTCACGACGCAACTGATCTTCTGGCTGCTCGCCGCCACCGACGGTCACGCGAAAAACTTCAGCATCGCGCATCTGCCGGGCAACCGATATCGCGCGACGCCGCTCTACGACGTGCTGTCCGCGCATCCCATCATCGGACGCGGCGCGAACCGCATTCCGATGCAAAAGGCAAAGCTGGCGATGGCCGTGCGCGGCACGAGCAATCATTATCTGATTGGTCAGATACTACGGCGGCACTGGATCGCGCAAGGTCAGCAGGTCGGCTTGCCGCCCGATGCCGTCGACGAAATGATCGCCTCGGTCAAGCACGCCACGCAGCACGTGATCGATACCGTCGCCGCGCAGCTTCCGGCGGACTTTCCGGAAGATCTGGCGTCGGCGATCTTCGACGGCATGTTGAAGCAGAGCAAAAAGCTCGCGGCCGCCTGA
- a CDS encoding superinfection immunity protein, translating to MRAFFEGLVLLAAVVVYFLPAIVADAREREDAFALTIFNVLFGWTVIGWIAAFVWARHRVSDKRLANLASNTRRSLGRVTIAKIVARSRRARAARRQSTLSA from the coding sequence ATGAGAGCATTCTTCGAAGGACTGGTGTTGCTGGCGGCAGTCGTTGTGTATTTTCTGCCCGCCATCGTCGCCGATGCGCGCGAACGTGAAGATGCATTCGCGCTGACGATCTTCAACGTGCTGTTCGGCTGGACCGTGATTGGCTGGATTGCTGCGTTCGTGTGGGCGCGTCATCGCGTGAGCGACAAGCGGCTCGCGAATCTCGCATCGAACACGCGTCGGTCGTTGGGTCGCGTGACGATCGCGAAGATCGTAGCGCGCTCACGCCGGGCGCGTGCGGCGCGGCGTCAGTCGACGCTATCCGCGTAA